The Waddliaceae bacterium DNA window GTAACGCCGCAAGTCTTCACTAAGAAGCCTTACCTTTTCTTTGTTCTCAAGGACGTTGGCCCAAGTGAAATATATTATACCGCCGAGGTGGACTTCATCGATAAGTCGTCGTGCGTCATCGTTGATTTCTTCGCCATTGAAGTGCATGATCAGCATTTGTCCTACTTTTTCATTAAGAGGTAGTGCTGTTGAATCATAAGAACAAAAAAGGTTGTTGCTTGCCAAAACAAACATTATAGCGCTCAATAAAAATATAAAACTTTTCATGTCATTTACTCCTTGTGTCGATGATTTCAAAAACCATACTGCTTTCTCATTTTTTTTCAAAGAGTTGCTTGTAAAAAATTACCTTGACATCTCCTCTACCTTCTAAGGTATTGTAGCATATAATACAGAAAACCATACCTGGGGAATACCGTGAATATTGTCATCGTAGGCGCTGGAGATGTTGGCAGCCATGTCGCCACCTTTCTTTCGCGCAAAGAAAACAACATCACTGTCGTCGATATCAACGCTCATTGTCTTGAAGACATCGTCCAGAATGTCGATGTCGCTGTACGCGTTGGTTCTGGCACCGACTGGCAGATATTGGAAGACCTTAAGGAGATGTCTCCCGACATACTTTTTGCTCTTACTGACAGCGACGAGACCAACCTTATAACATGTTCTATAGCGAAGAACCTGGGATATCCAAAGACGGTGGCGCGCATAAGGAAGAGCAGCTACCTCAACAAGGCGCGCCTTGACTTCGGAAGGCTTTTCTGTGTAGACCATTTCATCTGCCCAGAGCTTCTCGTCGCCCATGATATCTTCAACTATGCTTTAGAGTCCGGAACCGTCGCCGTCGAGAACTTCGCACACGGCGCTGTGCAGATGCGCACAGTAAAAGTTCCTATGACATGGCGTAAGGGTGATACTTCGCTATGCGAGCTTGACCTTCCTAAGAAACTCGTCATCAGTCTTATCATGAGGACAACGACTTCTGTAACGAAAGGTAAGGAACGCGTTCATAAAGAACTTATCTTCCCTCATGGCAACGATCACATCCTTCCTGGCGACGAAGTTACCATCATCGGCGAAGTCGACGCTGTCGCTGCCGTCCATACATATTTCGGCATAATAAATAAAATCGCGACGTCAGCAATCATTGTCGGCGGTTCTCTTGTCTCTTTTCACCTTGCTAAGGTTCTCACCAAGAACGGTATCGCGGTAAAGATCATCGAGAAAGACTTCGAACGTTGTCGTTCTCTCGCCGAACAGCTTCCGCGTTGTACAATACTCCACCATGATGCCACAGACTACAGCTTCTTCCGTGCCGAGCATGTCGAAGATGCCGACCTTTTCGTTGCTTGTACCAATAAAGACGAAGTAAACATCCTCGCCGGTGGTCTCGCCAAAGAAGTTGGGTGTAAAAATGTCATAGTCCCGATTTCCAATGCCGAGCATATGCCCGTCGTCGAGCGTATGGGCCTCATCCATACTGTATCGCCGAGGATAAGCGCTGCCAACAAGATCTTCACGATAATACAGACGGAGTCTGTAGCGTCGATGGTATCTCTTTACGACGACGCTGCTGAAGTCCTAGAGATAAAAGTTACTATGGACTCACAGATCGTCGGCATCCCAATATCGGAGCTTGCTAGCAGCCTCCCAAAAGATTTCCTCTTCGCCGTCATACAAAATCGCGGGCGCATAATAATCGCAAGTGGCGACAAAATACTATCTCCTGGTGATACTGTCATCGTAATAAGCTCCCCAAACCATGTCGAAGGACTACAACAGATTTTCTAGGTCATGCTGTATAAAGAAATAAGCCGTGTTCTAAGTTTCTATCTTCTATATCTCGCCCTTGCTCTCGGCGTAGCGCTTGGCGTTTCGGCGTACTACGAATTCTTCGTCGCCCCCGAGGCGCATCCACAGCCGCATACCACGATGGCTTTCGTATATTCTATCCTAATAGACCTCGGCCTAGCAGGAATCTTCAGGCTCATAGGCCACAGCGCTGTAGGACGCCTACATCGCCGTGAAGGCCTCGCCATCGTTGTGTTGATATGGTTCATTACTGCTATCGTCGGAGGGCTACCGTTTTACATCTCTAAAACCTTCGAGAGTCCCGTCGACTCATACTTCGAGGCGATGTCAGGCCTTACAACAACGGGAGCAAGCCTTATGCTTCCCAAGAAATACCACGAAGATTCTGGCAATGAACTACCATACCATAAAAACATCTCTGGACCCTATGAGAACGAATATATCTACTATGGCACAATAACCCCTGTACGCGATTCTGAGGGTGATGTCACCATAGAAGGTATAGAAGCCGTCAGCAAAGGCATACTTTTCTGGAGAAGTTTTATGCAGTGGCTTGGAGGCATGGGTGTCGTCGTCCTTTTCGTTGCGATACTTCCGGCTTTAGGCGTCGGTGGCAAGGTGCTTTTCCATGCAGAAGCTACAGGGCCTTTTGCTGAGAGCGTAACTCCGCGTATAAAAGAGACAGCGAGTCTTCTGTGGAAGATATATCTCGGTCTTACTGTTATGGAGACGTCGCTTCTCATGATAACAAACAAGGCAATAACGTTCTTCGAAGCAATAACGATAACGTTCTCCACACTATCCACAGGAGGATTCTGCGTCAGAAACGACAGTATAGGGTCGTTCGCTTCTCCTTCAATGGAATGGATAATTTTATTCTTTATGATCGCCGGCGCCACAAATTTCGCCTTATATTTCTACTGTCTTAAAGGTAAATTTTACCGTCTAAAAGACCCAGAGTTCTACCTTTTCATCGCCATTATATGTGGCGGCGCAATATTTATGATGGCGAACCTCATGGGCACGGAGAAAGAGCTTCTCACTGGCGAGACGATGGCATTCGGGCGGTGGGAATCGCTACGATATGGCATGTTTCAACTGCTGTCGGCACAGACGTCGACGGGCTTCGCAACGGCGAACTTCAACACATGGCCTCTCGACTGCCAAGCTCTTATGATCATCGTTATGTTCATCGGTGGGATGTCGGGGTCGACTAGCGGCGGCATGAAGATAATACGCTTCTATATGGTCAATAACATCATATACCGCAAGGTGGAATCTATCTTCAAGCCCGAGATCGTCCATACCTTCAAAGTCCGTAATACCACCGTCGACGACAGCATGGCGATGACGGTGTTAAGTTTTTTAATAATACTGCTGTTCCTCGCAGCGATTGGAACTTTTCTCTTCATCATCGACGGCGTAGGCCCCGAAACGGCGCTTTCTATAGTGGCTTGTATGCTCAATAACGTCGGTATAGCATTCCGCGTCGCTGGTCCTACGGAATCGTTCGCCTTCCTGTCTGTTTTCGGCAAGATCCTCGGCTCGATATGGATGGTGCTAGGACGCCTTGAGCTCTTCGCCGTGCTGATACTGTTCCTACCGAGCTTCTGGAGGAAGTAGATTAATTAATTTTGCTGCAGCCTCACGAATTCTTTCGTGGGGAATTTCTTCGTATTCTGTCGCTTCGCATAGTTCTCGATATTGGCACCTGCTGCATGATCGTCTGTCGTTGGTATATGGGAAATCCATGACATCGGCGATATTCTTCTTAAGGTTTTTTTCGCGACCTTCGCCGGTATCGTGAAGTTTTTTCTCCATCATCGCGCTGCTCATTGTGATGAATTTTTCTACGCTATCAATCTTTTCCTGCGACAGCTCTTTATCTTGCCCAGCGCCAGTTTTATCGTAGTTATCGCTGTCGAGATAGTAAGGCACGAGGACAACTCTATCAGCTTCTATCCCCCAGGATTTTTCTGCGAAGAGCGCATAAGAATACAGCTGGTTTATATCTTTTTCATTGTGCCTGCCGGTCTTCCAGTCGAAGAGGACGATAGTATCGTTTTTTCCTTCGCGCTGCCATCGTAGCGCACAGTCGATGACGACCCACACTTTATAGACGTCGTCGATGATGAAACTGTCAAGGTCTTCGATGCCCAAGAATGTACTTCGTGGGCTCATTATCATTTTCTGTGTTATCGGCGAGTTATACCAATGCGTTATGCAACGCTTCATCTTATCAATAGCCGTTTTCATTGTGTCTTCTGTTATCTCGACGACGTCATCTCTATCAGCATAATATACTTCTAACAGGCTGTTATATTTTTTTGGCGATTCTCTCCACTTCTCATTCTTCGCCTCTTCGATTCCACGGACGAGTTCTTCCTCACCTTTTTCTATCATAGCTTCTAGTGTTACGAGTGTATTGTTCGCGCGGTATTCTTTTAAGGCATATTCTATGGTGCCATGGACGACGGTTCCGACGAACATCGGCATATTTTTCATGTTCTTCATGGCATATAGGTATCCCGCCAGTGAGTCGGCCTTCATAGCACCATTTTTTTGGTACATAACCCATCCTTCCCAGGAACCGTAGTATGTATACCAATATTTTTTTTCGCACTCTTCGAAGGCGTTATTCCGCGAAAATGACCAGCTGAATTCGTTTTTTAGTTTTCCACGTCCCATAATTATTTCCTCTTCTTGAAAAATATCTGCCGATATTGTATGCTACTATACATTACAAAGTCTTTTTTTAACATAAAATTTTTATCCTAACAGGTTTAGTCTATGCTCGGAATAATAAAGAAAATCTTCGGAAGCGCCCAAGAGCGTACTATCAAACGATATCGTAAGACGGTACAGCAGATAAACATCATCGAAGAGGGCTACCAAAAGCTCTCCGATGAAGAACTTAAGAACAAGACAGAAGAGTTCCGTCAGCGTTTCCGCGAAGGAGCTACTGTCGACGACCTCCTTCCCGAGGCTTTTGCTGTAGTAAAAAACGCATGTCGTCGTCTTATCGGCACCGACATCCACATCTCCGGCTACGACCAGAAGTGGGACATGATACCCTATGATGTCCAGCTTGTCGGAGCCATCGCCATGCACAACCAGTCTATCGCAGAGATGCAGACCGGCGAAGGTAAAACTCTTACTGCAACGCTACCGCTGTACCTTCATAGTCTTACTGGTAAATCTGTTCATATTGTCACTGTCAACGACTACCTTGCCACACGCGACTGCGAGTGGATGGGCACTGTTTTCCGCTGGCTTGGGCTTTCTGTCGCTGCCATCACCAACAGCATGGACCACAGCAAGAGAAAAGATATATACAACAGTGATATCGTCTATGGTACGGCATCGGAGTTTGGCTTCGACTACCTCCGCGACAATGCTATGGCGTCGAGCAGCGAACAACAAGTTCAGGGCGAGCATTATTTCGTGATAATCGATGAGATCGACTCTATCCTCATCGACGAAGCACGTACGCCTCTTATCATCTCAGGACCCGTCCCCGTAAGCAGGCAGATGTACGACGACCTCAAAGGCGACGTCTCCGGCCTTGTAAAGCTACAAAGAAATCTTTGTAATAGGATCGCCAGTGAAGCTAGCAAGACAATACAAAGCATGGAAACGCTTCGCAGAAACGGCTCTTTCACCAAAGATAATGAGTCAGAAGAGCGCGCGGCATACCATAAGCTGTGGCTTGTCAGCAAAGGCACTCCACGAAATAGGATCTTAAAGCGTCTTTTAGAAGACCCCGACAAGCGCGCATTAATCGACGAATGGGAGCTTTTCTACCACACCGACCAGAACAAAAAAGACAAACAAAAAGCCCTCTCCGAGCTGTATATCCTCATCGACGAGAGAAGCAGTGAATACGAGCTCACCGACAAAGGCATCGCCACCTGGGAACAGATGAGTTCCGACGACAATGGCGGCGACCCTTTTACTATGCTCGACGTCAGCAGCGCATACATCGATATCGATAATGATACAACACTTTCTGACGAAGAGAAGATACAGAAGAAAGCAGAAGTCCATGAGTCCGACAGCTTCGGTAAAGAACGCTCGCACAACATCCGCCAGCTTCTCCGTGCTCATCTTCTTATGGAAAACGATATCGACTATATCATCCAAGATAACAAGATCGTCATCATCGACGAAAACACTGGGCGTCCACAGCCTGGGCGTCGCTTCTCCGACGGCCTCCACCAAGCCATCGAAGCAAAGGAAAGCGTCGTCGTCCAGAAAGAGACACAGACCTATGCCACCGTTACGCTACAGAACTTCTTCCGTATGTACGAAAGAATATCGGGAATGTCTGGTACTGCTATCACCGAAGCCAATGAATTCCGTGAGACTTACAACCTCGACGTTATGCAGATCCCCACGCACAAAAAGTGTATACGCAAAGACGTCAACGACGAAGTATATATGTCCGAGAGGGAAAAATATAACGCCATCCTCAAGTCTGTCCGTGAGATCCATGGTGAAGGGCGTCCTATCCTTATCGGTACGGAGTCCGTCGACATCTCCGAGAAGCTTTCGCGCATCTTCAAGCAAAACGGCTTACCCCATACTATCCTCAACGCCAAGCACAATGACGGCGAAGCTATTATCATCGCCAATGCCGGTGCTCCTGGCGCTATAACGATCTCTACCAACATGGCAGGACGAGGTACCGACATAAAACTACAAGGCAACGTCGTCGACATCGGAGGTCTTCATGTTTTAGGGACGACACGTCACCAATCGCGTCGTATCGATAGACAGCTCCGCGGCCGCTGTGCTCGCATGGGCGACCCTGGGACTTCGAAGTTCTTCGTATCTTTCGAAGACACCCTTATGCGTCTGTTTGCTTCGCCGAAGATAACGGGGCTACTCCAGCGTTTCCGTCCTCCTGAAGGAGAGCCTATCTCTGCCGGCATCCTCGACAGGGCGATAGAGACGGCGCAGAAACGCGTCGAGCAAAGAAACTATATGATAAGGAAGCATACCCTCCAATATGACGATGTCATGAACAAACAGCGTCATGAGATATATGCTTTCAGGAATAAAGTCCTCCGTAGCGACGACATATGTTCTATAGCAAAAGACCTTATTGCTTCGCTATGTTCCGTAAAAGCCGACGAATATTTCGTTAGCCGCCGACAAGATGGTGGCTGGAACGCCGAAGGATATCGACAGTGGCTTACATCTTCGTTCCCTGTTACGTGCGAAGAGGGATTTTTCGATGGTGACAATCTAACCATCGAAGACCTCGAAGACAAAGCCACCAACGTCCTCATTGAAGCCCTCGACAAAAAGCGTTCCTACGAAAACCAGAAAGTCGCCTTCATCTTCGGCCACGACGCCAATACCGACACTCAGGATTACGCCTCCGATGCTATGCGGCAGCTTATGATCAGGAAGATCGACGAGCGCTGGCAAGAGCATCTGCTTACTATGGACTACCTACGCTCCGAGGTACATCTTCACGCTATAGCACAGAAAGACCCTCTCATCGAGTTCAAACACGAAGCTTTCAGCTTGTTCCATAGACTGAGTAACGACCTACAGACAGACATTGCCGCCGACATCTTCAAATTCAAGATCGCCCCACAATACGAAGGACTCTTCGAGCAACAGGCAGCAAAGATGAACCTCGAAACATCGCGCTCTCTCTTCGACGAGATAAGCGACAACGGACAACAACAGCGAAAGCCTGAAAAAGCTGCTCCCATCCACCATGAAGACCCTAAAGTTCATCGTAACGACACATGTCCATGTGGCAGCGGAAAAAAATATAAACGATGCTGCGGAATAACAAAAGGTCAGGAGTGATCGAGAGTTTTTAGCTTACGCCATCCGAATATAAGGCTTGGAATCCCCAAGATAATGTATACCGGCCATCGCGATGCATTCCACTGTAAAGTGAAAAAACCGTTGTCGGAGAAGAATAGCAGCGCCATTCCAAAGATAAAAAGCGTGCTTCCCAATGAAAGCGCTAACAGCGGTACGATACTATCTTTTTTGGCACCTTCGACGTCTTGTTTCTCGTGGGCTTCTTCAATAGCATTGTCCCACTCGACATCGGTGACTTTTTCTTCGATGTCGCTATTTTCCTTCGCCGCCATATAAGGAGGGTCAGGGATTTTGGTATATTCTTCATCATGACCAGATATATCATATGGAGGGCTCGGCTGCTGACCTTCTTCGTCAGAAGTCGCAGAAAGCTCAGCGCCACAATATGCACAACGCGTTGCATGTTCATGAACTTCACCTT harbors:
- a CDS encoding TrkH family potassium uptake protein; the protein is MLYKEISRVLSFYLLYLALALGVALGVSAYYEFFVAPEAHPQPHTTMAFVYSILIDLGLAGIFRLIGHSAVGRLHRREGLAIVVLIWFITAIVGGLPFYISKTFESPVDSYFEAMSGLTTTGASLMLPKKYHEDSGNELPYHKNISGPYENEYIYYGTITPVRDSEGDVTIEGIEAVSKGILFWRSFMQWLGGMGVVVLFVAILPALGVGGKVLFHAEATGPFAESVTPRIKETASLLWKIYLGLTVMETSLLMITNKAITFFEAITITFSTLSTGGFCVRNDSIGSFASPSMEWIILFFMIAGATNFALYFYCLKGKFYRLKDPEFYLFIAIICGGAIFMMANLMGTEKELLTGETMAFGRWESLRYGMFQLLSAQTSTGFATANFNTWPLDCQALMIIVMFIGGMSGSTSGGMKIIRFYMVNNIIYRKVESIFKPEIVHTFKVRNTTVDDSMAMTVLSFLIILLFLAAIGTFLFIIDGVGPETALSIVACMLNNVGIAFRVAGPTESFAFLSVFGKILGSIWMVLGRLELFAVLILFLPSFWRK
- the trkA gene encoding Trk system potassium transporter TrkA: MNIVIVGAGDVGSHVATFLSRKENNITVVDINAHCLEDIVQNVDVAVRVGSGTDWQILEDLKEMSPDILFALTDSDETNLITCSIAKNLGYPKTVARIRKSSYLNKARLDFGRLFCVDHFICPELLVAHDIFNYALESGTVAVENFAHGAVQMRTVKVPMTWRKGDTSLCELDLPKKLVISLIMRTTTSVTKGKERVHKELIFPHGNDHILPGDEVTIIGEVDAVAAVHTYFGIINKIATSAIIVGGSLVSFHLAKVLTKNGIAVKIIEKDFERCRSLAEQLPRCTILHHDATDYSFFRAEHVEDADLFVACTNKDEVNILAGGLAKEVGCKNVIVPISNAEHMPVVERMGLIHTVSPRISAANKIFTIIQTESVASMVSLYDDAAEVLEIKVTMDSQIVGIPISELASSLPKDFLFAVIQNRGRIIIASGDKILSPGDTVIVISSPNHVEGLQQIF
- the secA gene encoding preprotein translocase subunit SecA — translated: MLGIIKKIFGSAQERTIKRYRKTVQQINIIEEGYQKLSDEELKNKTEEFRQRFREGATVDDLLPEAFAVVKNACRRLIGTDIHISGYDQKWDMIPYDVQLVGAIAMHNQSIAEMQTGEGKTLTATLPLYLHSLTGKSVHIVTVNDYLATRDCEWMGTVFRWLGLSVAAITNSMDHSKRKDIYNSDIVYGTASEFGFDYLRDNAMASSSEQQVQGEHYFVIIDEIDSILIDEARTPLIISGPVPVSRQMYDDLKGDVSGLVKLQRNLCNRIASEASKTIQSMETLRRNGSFTKDNESEERAAYHKLWLVSKGTPRNRILKRLLEDPDKRALIDEWELFYHTDQNKKDKQKALSELYILIDERSSEYELTDKGIATWEQMSSDDNGGDPFTMLDVSSAYIDIDNDTTLSDEEKIQKKAEVHESDSFGKERSHNIRQLLRAHLLMENDIDYIIQDNKIVIIDENTGRPQPGRRFSDGLHQAIEAKESVVVQKETQTYATVTLQNFFRMYERISGMSGTAITEANEFRETYNLDVMQIPTHKKCIRKDVNDEVYMSEREKYNAILKSVREIHGEGRPILIGTESVDISEKLSRIFKQNGLPHTILNAKHNDGEAIIIANAGAPGAITISTNMAGRGTDIKLQGNVVDIGGLHVLGTTRHQSRRIDRQLRGRCARMGDPGTSKFFVSFEDTLMRLFASPKITGLLQRFRPPEGEPISAGILDRAIETAQKRVEQRNYMIRKHTLQYDDVMNKQRHEIYAFRNKVLRSDDICSIAKDLIASLCSVKADEYFVSRRQDGGWNAEGYRQWLTSSFPVTCEEGFFDGDNLTIEDLEDKATNVLIEALDKKRSYENQKVAFIFGHDANTDTQDYASDAMRQLMIRKIDERWQEHLLTMDYLRSEVHLHAIAQKDPLIEFKHEAFSLFHRLSNDLQTDIAADIFKFKIAPQYEGLFEQQAAKMNLETSRSLFDEISDNGQQQRKPEKAAPIHHEDPKVHRNDTCPCGSGKKYKRCCGITKGQE